The Xiphophorus maculatus strain JP 163 A chromosome 23, X_maculatus-5.0-male, whole genome shotgun sequence genome contains a region encoding:
- the atoh8 gene encoding protein atonal homolog 8, with product MAGGGTCLEYLTREASKRQMPEQPQLAPLDDAPEGVELVQCSTTRMKTTPLFLNLRSLPPRSFLTTSVPSSPEIRESDPESPGSVSSMEGMIEEIEEVFELSNISGGSSPPGLIWWTLCAFNSWIHNESRSGWTDALRTSLNQPLNNRLKLGLHSTVPVPAPTSGTISPSHQAFCWESSLPGQPETAPRVSQCFDHVKTQVSEQKESPRKKVGVDGDTRARLPEVKAIQQTRRLLANARERTRVHTISAAFEALRKQVPCYSYGQKLSKLAILRIACNYILSLAHLAELDYSPDHSSVSFSQCVEQCTRTLQAEGRSKKRKE from the exons ATGGCTGGCGGTGGGACGTGCCTGGAatacctcaccagggaggcgtccaagAGGCAGATGCCCGAGCAACCTCAgctggctcctctcgac GACGCtcctgagggtgtagagctggtccagtgttccaccaCCAGGATGAAAACCACACCGCTCTTCCTGAATCTGCG TTCCTTGCCACcaaggagctttttaaccacctcggtgcCCTCATCCCCAGAGATCAGAGAGTCtgacccagagtccccaggctcagtttcctcaatggaaggcatgatTGAGgagattgaggaggtcttcgaa CTTTCCAACATTAGCGGTGGGAGTTCTCCTCCAGGGCTGATTTGGTGGACACTATGCGCTTTCAATTCCTGGATCCACAACGAATCAAGATCCGGATGGACTGATGCTTTAAGGACATCGCTCAATCAA CCCTTGAACAACAGACTGAAGCTTGGTCTACACTCCACCGTACCTGTGCCGGCACCAACCAGTGGCACCATTTCTCCTAGCCACCAGGCATTCTGTTGGGAGTCCTCACTACCTGGCCAGCCTGAAACAGCACCCAGAGTCTCCCAGTGTTTCGACCATGTAAAAACTCAAGTCTCTGAACAGAAG GAATCTCCAAGGAAGAAGGTTGGAGTTGATGGTGATACACGGGCACGTCTCCCAGAGGTCAAAGCTATACAACAAACTAGAAGGCTACTGGCCAATGCCAGGGAGAGGACTCGTGTTCACACCATCAGTGCTGCATTTGAGGCACTAAGGAAACAG GTGCCATGCTACTCCTATGGACAGAAACTTTCCAAGCTTGCTATTTTACGTATTGCTTGCAACTATATTCTGTCTTTGGCTCACTTAGCTGAGCTTGACTACAGTCCAGATCACAGCAGTGTGAGCTTCTCTCAGTGTGTGGAACAGTGTACCAGGACCCTACAGGCTGAAGGGAGGAGCAAAAAAAGGAAG